In Excalfactoria chinensis isolate bCotChi1 chromosome 5, bCotChi1.hap2, whole genome shotgun sequence, a single genomic region encodes these proteins:
- the LRRC10B gene encoding leucine-rich repeat-containing protein 10B: MGSSASTCPISAEGPAGMEQRLEARGGRLPPALWAQRGLRKLYLSGAGLRDVPAELASLRHLRTLALDGNELMEVPEALCQLPCLAYLYLGRNGLQGLPPAFGHLRSLRCLWLEGNFMARFPHVLLGLPDLRSLQLGDNRLARLPSVLPRMAGLQGLWLYGNRFQHFPPVLLRMAQLRVLDLDRNRIACFPDLRSLAGLCLLSYDHNPVRQPPCVADTVRLVGSGAVEYMEAREERLREQQQLEEEEEEGAERIPRGDGSSLLEDTP, encoded by the coding sequence ATGGGCAGCAGCGCTTCCACGTGTCCGATCTCTGCCGAGGGCCCTGCAGGCATGGAGCAGCGGCTGGAGGCACGCGGTGGGCGGCTGCCCCCGGCGCTGTGGGCGCAGCGTGGGCTTCGCAAGCTGTACCTGAGCGGTGCCGGGCTGCGGGACGTGCCGGCCGAGCTGGCGTCGCTGCGGCACCTCCGCACGCTGGCACTGGATGGCAACGAGCTGATGGAGGTGCCCGAGGCTTTGTGCCAGCTGCCCTGCCTGGCGTATCTCTACCTGGGCCGCAATGGGCTGCAGGGGTTGCCGCCCGCCTTCGGCCACCTGCGGAGCCTGCGCTGCCTCTGGCTGGAGGGCAACTTCATGGCTCGCTTCCCCCACGTCCTGCTGGGCCTGCCGGACCTGcgcagcctgcagctgggagacAACCGCTTGGCACGCCTGCCCTCCGTCCTGCCCCGCATGGCCGGCCTGCAGGGCCTGTGGCTCTACGGCAACCGCTTCCAGCACTTCCCCCCGGTGCTGCTGCGCATGGCCCAGCTCCGCGTCCTGGACCTCGACCGCAACCGCATCGCCTGCTTCCCCGACCTGAGGAGCCTGGCCGGCCTCTGCCTGCTCTCCTACGACCACAACCCCGTGCGACAGCCGCCCTGCGTGGCCGACACGGTGCGGCTGGTGGGCAGCGGGGCCGTGGAGTACATGGAGGCGCGGGAGGAGCGGCTGCGGGAACAACAGCAactggaggaagaggaggaggaaggtgctGAGAGGATCCCCCGCGGTGATGGATCCTCGCTGCTGGAGGACACTCCGTGA
- the SDHAF2 gene encoding succinate dehydrogenase assembly factor 2, mitochondrial, with the protein MATSKLCSVPRLTLCRPVLALLYAPRGYSGASLGNSGKDVLEIPLPPWKERPNESLATKRARLLYESRKRGMLENCILLSLFAKENLSRMDERQLNLYDRLINEPSNDWDIYYWATEAKPTPAVFDNEVMAMLKELAKNKKKEQRLRQPDLEYLFESTN; encoded by the exons ATGGCGACCAGCAAG ctgtgctcagtgcccCGCCTCACCCTGTGCCGcccagtgctggcactgctgtatGCACCACGAGGCTACAGCGGGGCCTCGCTGGGCAACTCGGGGAAGGATGTGCTGGAGATCCCACTGCCACCATGGAAGGAGCGCCCCAATGAGTCACTGGCCACCAAGAGAGCACGTCTGCTGTACGAGAGCAGGAAGAGGGGCATGCTTGAGAACTGCATCTTGCTCAG cctttttGCCAAGGAGAACCTGAGCCGTATGGATGAGCGGCAGCTGAACCTCTATGACCGGCTCATCAACGAGCCCAGCAACGACTGGGACATCTACTACTGGGCCACAG AAGCCAAGCCCACACCGGCTGTGTTCGACAACGAGGTGATGGCCATGCTGAAGGAGCTTGCTAAGAACAAGAAGAAGGAGCAGAGGCTGCGGCAGCCGGACCTGGAGTACCTCTTTGAGTCCACAAACTGA
- the CPSF7 gene encoding cleavage and polyadenylation specificity factor subunit 7 — MSEGVDLIDIYADEEFNQDSEFSNADQMDLYDDVLTASSQPPESRTSSLEPPPEIRQEPPPKPNSKAPAILYTYSGLRNKRAAVYVGSFSWWTTDQQLIQTIRSVGVYDVVELKFAENRANGQSKGYAEVVVASENSVHKLLELLPGKVLNGDKVEVRLATRQNLSQFEAQARKRVPPRAHSRDSADSLDGRATPTENALPPTRLEKPPSILPFFSRPPAALPLMGLPPPPMPPLPPLSSSFGVPPPPPGIQYQHLMPPPPRLPPHLAVPPPGAVPPALHLNPAFFPPPNTALGPPPDAYGKALTPYNHSSRELGPPPAPVSEVEFEEIMNRNRAISSSAISKAVSGASAGDYSDAIETLLTAIAVIKQSRVANDERCRVLLSSLKDCLHGIEAKSYSTGSSSSSTRKRHRSRDRSPSRSRESSRRHRDLLHGEDRHEDYFQERNREHERHRDRDRERDRHH, encoded by the exons ATGTCGGAGGGAGTGGACCTGATTGATATCTACGCTGACGAAGAGTTCAACCAG GACTCAGAATTCAGTAATGCTGACCAGATGGACCTGTATGACGACGTGCTGACTGCCAGCTCACAGCCCCCCGAAAGCCGCACCAGCAGCTTGGAGCCACCCCCTGAAATCCGCCAGGAGcccccccccaaacccaacAGCAAAGCCCCTGCCATCCTGTATACCTACAGCGGGCTGCGCAACAAGCGGGCAGCTGTCTATGTGGGCAGCTTCTCCTGG TGGACGACAGACCAGCAGCTGATCCAGACCATCCGTTCAGTGGGTGTCTATGACGTGGTGGAGCTGAAGTTTGCAGAGAATCGAGCCAATGGCCAGTCGAAAGG GTACGCGGAGGTGGTGGTGGCCTCCGAGAACTCGGTCCAcaagctgctggagctcctgCCTGGCAAAGTGCTCAATGGGGATAAGGTGGAGGTGAGGCTGGCCACCCGGCAGAACCTGTCCCAGTTTGAGGCTCAGGCTCGCAAAC GCGTGCCGCCGAGGGCCCACTCACGGGACTCCGCCGACTCTCTGGATGGCCGTGCCACACCGACAGAGAATGCGTTGCCGCCCACCCGCCTGGAGAAGCCCCCCTCCATCCTGCCCTTCTTCAGCCGCCcccctgctgccctgccccTCATGGGACTGCCCCCGCCTCCCATGCCCCCTCTGCCACCCCTCTCCTCCAGCTTCGGCGTCCCCCCTCCACCGCCTGGCATCCAATACCAGCACCTCATGCCCCCTCCGCCCCGACTGCCCCCACACCTGGCCGTGCCCCCCCCTGGGGCTGTCCCTCCAGCCCTGCATCTCAACCCAGCCTTCTTCCCCCCACCCAACACGGCCCTGGGGCCCCCACCGGATGCCTACGGCAAAGCCTTGACCCCCTACAACCACAGCAG CCGGGAGCTCGGTCCACCACCTGCCCCTGTGAGCGAGGTGGAGTTCGAGGAGATCATGAACAGGAACCGGGCCATCTCCAGCAGTGCCATTTCCAAAGCAGTGTCGGGTGCCAGTGCAG GTGATTACAGCGATGCCATCGAGACCCTCCTGACAGCGATTGCTGTCATCAAGCAGTCCCGTGTTGCCAACGACGAGCGGTGCCGcgtcctcctctcctccctcaaAGACTGCCTGCATGGCATCGAAGCCAAGTCCTACAGCacaggctccagcagcagctccaccag GAAAAGGCACCGCTCTCGGGATCGCTCTCCCAGCCGGTCCCGTGAAAGCAGTCGGCGGCACCGGGACCTCCTGCACGGTGAGGATCGGCACGAGGACTATTTCCAGGAGCGGAATCGGGAGCATGAACGGCATCGGGACAGGGACAGAGAGAGGGACAGGCACCACTGA
- the TMEM216 gene encoding transmembrane protein 216 has product MAARSRQRSSAPLQVLLFLNGWYSATYFLLEAFIFAYKVLLLPYPLTNLLLDVLLLLLYLGIEATRIFFGSKGNLCQRKVPLAVCLALTVPAAVMATYCLLLQTYALRLEAILSAILLLFYSVELLLGGLALASFSSMDVY; this is encoded by the exons ATGGCGGCGAGGA GCCGCCAGCGCTCCTCGGCTCCGCTGCAGGTCCTGCTCTTCCTCAACGGGTGGTACAGCGCGACCTACTTCCTGCTAGAGGCGTTCATCTTCGCCTACAAGG tgctgctgctgccgtaCCCGCTCACCAACCTGCTGCTGgacgtgctgctgctgctgctctaccTCGGCATTGAGGCCACGCGCATCTTCTTTG GTTCCaagggcaacctgtgccagcgcAAGGTGCCTCTGGCCGTCTGCCTGGCCCTCACGGTGCCAGCAGCCGTCATGGCGACCtactgcctgctgctgcagacctACGCCCTGCGCCTGGAGGCCATCCTCAGCGccatcctcctgctcttctactctgtggagctgctgctgggcggCCTGGCACTCGCCTCCTTCTCTAG CATGGATGTGTACTGA
- the TMEM138 gene encoding transmembrane protein 138, which translates to MLQTSNYSLVLFLQFLLLFYDLFVNSFSELLRTAPAVQLVLFIIQDIAILFNVIIIFLMFFNTFVFQAGLVNLLFHKFKGTILLSAAYLALSISFHIWIMNLRWRDSSRFIWTEGLQTLFVFQRLAAVLYCYFYKRTAVHLGDPLFYQDSLWLRKEFAHFRG; encoded by the exons ATGCTCCAGACCAGCAACTACAGCTTGGTGCTGTTCCTgcagtttctgctgctgttctacgACCTGTTTGTCAATTCCTTCTCGGAGCTGCTTCGCACAGCCCCTGCTGTCCAGCTTGTCCTCTTCAT CATCCAGGACATTGCCATTCTCTTCAATgtcatcatcatcttcctcaTGTTCTTCAATACCTTTGTCTTCCAAGCTGGACTGGTCAACCTCCTCTTCCACAAGTTCAAGGGGACCATCCTTCTGTCTGCAGCGTACCTGGCACTCAGCATCTCCTTCCACATCTGGATCATG AACCTGCGCTGGAGGGATTCCAGCCGCTTCATCTGGACCGAAGGCCTGCAGacactgtttgttttccagcgGCTGG CGGCTGTGCTCTACTGCTACTTCTACAAGAGGACTGCGGTGCACCTGGGTGACCCGCTCTTCTACCAGGACTCGCTCTGGCTACGCAAGGAGTTTGCTCACTTCCGTGGTTGA
- the CYB561A3 gene encoding lysosomal membrane ascorbate-dependent ferrireductase CYB561A3 isoform X1, whose amino-acid sequence MGTADGSGGGSARGPLYPPLSLVALASSPGATTSPPRRAARAAPSNMAALAEGEGEVGPGGSQEGLRSPHLAAVMPDLPFLPFCALLGSLGLGCVAFVGAWCQHWRGGFAWDGSARMFNWHPVLMVTGMVVLYGAAALVYRLPPTWRGPKLPWKILHSVLALTAFILAVLGLVAVFHFHNASGTPNMYSLHSWLGLATILLFSCQWVAGFCAFLLPYAPIWIRAIYKPVHIFFGSTILMLSMASCVSGINEKLFFSLLCLVLSTDTSEVPPVAAGPRLSDPGSDPPCLDCYLCQSPSPALPSWERCQEQQEPLNHALPVAGMLVWR is encoded by the exons ATGGGAACCGCAGACGGAAGCGGGGGCGGAAGCGCGAGGGGGCCTCTCTACCCACCGCTCTCGCTGGTCGCGTTGGCCTCCAGCCCGGGAGCGACGACATCACCACCGAGGCGGGCCGCCAGAGCGGCGCCGTCCAACATGGCGGCGCTCGCTGAGGGCGAAGGGGAGGTGGGGCCCGGCGGGTCCCAGGAGGGGTTGAG GTCCCCGCACCTTGCCGCGGTGATGCCGGATCTGCCTTTCTTGCCGTTCTGTGCcttgctgggcagcctggggctgggctgcgTGGCCTTTGTCGGAGCGTGGTGCCAGCACTGGCGCGGTGGCTTCGCCTGGGATGGCAGCGCCCGCATGTTCAACTGGCACCCAGTGCTGATGGTGACGGGCATGGTGGTGCTGTATGGAGCAG CGGCTCTGGTGTACCGCCTGCCCCCCACCTGGCGTGGCCCCAAGCTGCCCTGGAAGATACTACACAGCGTGCTGGCACTGACGGCTTTCAtccttgctgtgctgggacTGGTGGCTGTCTTTCACTTCCACAATGCAAGCGGGACGCCCAACATGTACTCGTTGCACAGCTGGCTGGGGCTGGCCACCATACTGCTCTTCTCCTGCCAG TGGGTGGCCGgcttctgtgctttcctgctgcCCTATGCACCCATCTGGATCCGTGCCATCTACAAGCCCGTCCATATCTTCTTCGGCTCCACCATCCTTATGCTCTCCATGGCGTCCTGCGTGTCAGGCATCAATGAGAAGCTCTTCTTCAGCCT cctctgcttGGTGCTGAGCACTGACACCTCTGAGGTCCCTCCTGTTGCTGCTGGCCCCAGGCTCTCTGACCCCGGCTCTGATCCCCCATGCCTGGACTGCTATCTGTGCCAAAGCCCCAGCCCCGCATTGCCATCCTGGGAACGCTGTCAG GAACAGCAGGAGCCTTTGAACCATGCCTTGCCTGTTGCAGGGATGCTTGTGTGGAGGTAG
- the CYB561A3 gene encoding lysosomal membrane ascorbate-dependent ferrireductase CYB561A3 isoform X2: protein MGTADGSGGGSARGPLYPPLSLVALASSPGATTSPPRRAARAAPSNMAALAEGEGEVGPGGSQEGLRSPHLAAVMPDLPFLPFCALLGSLGLGCVAFVGAWCQHWRGGFAWDGSARMFNWHPVLMVTGMVVLYGAAALVYRLPPTWRGPKLPWKILHSVLALTAFILAVLGLVAVFHFHNASGTPNMYSLHSWLGLATILLFSCQWVAGFCAFLLPYAPIWIRAIYKPVHIFFGSTILMLSMASCVSGINEKLFFSLKNGTASVPYKLLPPEAVFANILGLLIILFGVLVLCALAKPSWKRPEADSLDTHQPLLGAEH from the exons ATGGGAACCGCAGACGGAAGCGGGGGCGGAAGCGCGAGGGGGCCTCTCTACCCACCGCTCTCGCTGGTCGCGTTGGCCTCCAGCCCGGGAGCGACGACATCACCACCGAGGCGGGCCGCCAGAGCGGCGCCGTCCAACATGGCGGCGCTCGCTGAGGGCGAAGGGGAGGTGGGGCCCGGCGGGTCCCAGGAGGGGTTGAG GTCCCCGCACCTTGCCGCGGTGATGCCGGATCTGCCTTTCTTGCCGTTCTGTGCcttgctgggcagcctggggctgggctgcgTGGCCTTTGTCGGAGCGTGGTGCCAGCACTGGCGCGGTGGCTTCGCCTGGGATGGCAGCGCCCGCATGTTCAACTGGCACCCAGTGCTGATGGTGACGGGCATGGTGGTGCTGTATGGAGCAG CGGCTCTGGTGTACCGCCTGCCCCCCACCTGGCGTGGCCCCAAGCTGCCCTGGAAGATACTACACAGCGTGCTGGCACTGACGGCTTTCAtccttgctgtgctgggacTGGTGGCTGTCTTTCACTTCCACAATGCAAGCGGGACGCCCAACATGTACTCGTTGCACAGCTGGCTGGGGCTGGCCACCATACTGCTCTTCTCCTGCCAG TGGGTGGCCGgcttctgtgctttcctgctgcCCTATGCACCCATCTGGATCCGTGCCATCTACAAGCCCGTCCATATCTTCTTCGGCTCCACCATCCTTATGCTCTCCATGGCGTCCTGCGTGTCAGGCATCAATGAGAAGCTCTTCTTCAGCCT GAAGAATGGGACAGCATCAGTGCCATACAAACTCCTTCCCCCTGAGGCCGTCTTTGCAAACATTTTGGGGCTCCTCATCATCCTCTTTGGGGTGCTGGTGCTGTGCGCCCTGGCCAAGCCCAGCTGGAAGCGCCCTGAGGCTGACTCCCTTGACACTCATCAG cctctgcttGGTGCTGAGCACTGA
- the TKFC gene encoding triokinase/FMN cyclase isoform X1 codes for MEVPKKLVCSVASCAEDALAGLVACNPGLRLLQGHRVALRSDLAALRGRVALLSGGGSGHKPAHAGYVGKGMLSGVVAGAIFTSPAVGSILAAIRAVMEAGAVGTLLIVKNYTGDRLNFGLALERARAEGADVRMVVVGDDCAFTSQKKAGRRGLCGTVLVHKVAGAMAEAGASLDEIVTRVSAVTKAMGTLGLSLSPCSVPGSKPTFQLANDEMELGLGIHGEAGVRRMKVMPVDEAVETMLAHMTDPSNASHLPLSPGASVVLVVNNLGGLSCLELSIVAGVAVRSLERRGVCIARALVGSFMTALEMAGISLTLLLVDEELLRLIDAETTAMAWPNVVTGPATSQRPQVAAPKEGMKTAKQVPSTGPGMELAQKVLARVCSTLLSLQDKLNELDRAAGDGDCGHTHARAARAIQEWMRAQPLPPSPAHLFSALADLLLDKMGGSSGVLYGLFLTAAAHPLHNRSDLPVWADAVDAGIEAMQRYGGAAPGDRTMLDALYAAAQALHVLRSPGADLLTVLASAVESAEAAAESTRHMEAGAGRASYISSAQLLQPDPGAVAAAAVLRAVLEGLQD; via the exons ATGGAG GTCCCCAAGAAGCTGGTGTGCTCGGTggccagctgtgctgaggatgctcTGGCAGGGCTGGTGGCATGCAACCCCGGGCTACGACTGCTGCAGGGACACCGAGTGGCCCTGCGTTCTGACCTGGCTGCCCTGCGGGGACGTGTGGCACTGCTCTCCGGGGGGGGCTCCGGCCACAAGCCCGCTCATGCAG GCTACGTTGGGAAGGGCATGCTGAGTGGCGTGGTGGCCGGTGCCATCTTCAcctctcctgctgtgggcagcatCCTGGCGGCCATCCGGGCGGTGATGGAGGCTGGTGCAG TGGGGACGCTGCTGATCGTGAAGAACTACACCGGGGACCGCCTGAACTTTGGGCTGGCACTGGAGCGGGCACGGGCAGAGGGGGCCGATGTAcggatggtggtggtgggcgATGACTGCGCTTTCACCAGCCAGAAGAAAGCTGGGCGTCGTGGGTTGTGTGGCACTGTCCTTGTGCACAAG GTGGCTGGAGCCATGGCTGAGGCAGGGGCAAGCTTGGATGAGATCGTCACAAGGGTGTCAGCAGTCACCAAAGCCATGG GCACTCTGGGGCTCAGCCTGTCGCCATGCAGCGTGCCTGGCTCCAAGCCCACCTTCCAGCTGGCTAACGATGAGATGGAGCTGGGGCTAG GGATCCATGGTGAAGCTGGCGTGCGCAGAATGAAA GTGATGCCAGTGGATGAGGCGGTGGAGACAATGCTGGCACACATGACTGACCCCTCCAACGCCTCTCACCTGCCTCTGAGCCCCG GAGCCTCCGTGGTGCTGGTGGTGAACAACCTGGGTGGTCTGTCCTGCTTGGAGCTGAGCATTGTGGCTGGTGTGGCTGTGCGCAGTCTGG AGAGACGTGGCGTCTGTATCGCTCGGGCACTGGTGGGCTCCTTCATGACAGCGCTGGAGATGGCTGGGATCTCCCTCACCCTGCTACTGGTGGACGAGGAGCTGCTGAGGCTGATTG ATGCTGAGACCACTGCCATGGCATGGCCCAATGTGGTCACGGGACCTGCCACGAGCCAGAGACCACAGGTGGCAGCACCAAAGGAGGGAATGAAGACGGCAAAGCAAGTGCCCAGCACAG GGCCTGGCATGGAGCTGGCTCAGAAGGTGCTGGCACGAGTGTGCAGCACCCTGCTGAGCCTGCAGGACAAGCTCAATGAGCTGGACCGTGCAGCAGGTGATGGGGACTGCGGCCACACACACGCCCGAGCTGCCCGAG CCATCCAGGAATGGATGCGTGCCCAGCCCCTGCCTCCATCTCCAGCTcatctcttctctgctctggcTGACCTCCTGCTGGACAAGATGGGTGGCTCCTCTGGCGTG CTATACGGACTGTTCCTGACAGCAGCCGCCCACCCCCTGCACAACCGCAGTGACCTTCCAGTGTGGGCCGACGCTGTGGATGCTGGCATTGAAGCCATGCAGCG gTACGGAGGAGCGGCCCCAGGCGACAGGACGATG CTGGATGCACTgtatgcagcagcacaggcactgcATGTCCTCCGCAGCCCCGGAGCCGACCTGCTGACAGTGTTGGCCTCTGCTGTGGAG AgcgcagaggcagcagcagaatcTACTCGGCACATGGAGGCTGGTGCAGGCAGAGCCAGCTACAtcagctcagcccagctgctgcagcctgatCCTGGGGCTGTggcggcagcagcagtgctgcgAGCTGTGCTGGAGGGGTTGCAGGACTGA
- the TKFC gene encoding triokinase/FMN cyclase isoform X2, with protein sequence MLSGVVAGAIFTSPAVGSILAAIRAVMEAGAVGTLLIVKNYTGDRLNFGLALERARAEGADVRMVVVGDDCAFTSQKKAGRRGLCGTVLVHKVAGAMAEAGASLDEIVTRVSAVTKAMGTLGLSLSPCSVPGSKPTFQLANDEMELGLGIHGEAGVRRMKVMPVDEAVETMLAHMTDPSNASHLPLSPGASVVLVVNNLGGLSCLELSIVAGVAVRSLERRGVCIARALVGSFMTALEMAGISLTLLLVDEELLRLIDAETTAMAWPNVVTGPATSQRPQVAAPKEGMKTAKQVPSTGPGMELAQKVLARVCSTLLSLQDKLNELDRAAGDGDCGHTHARAARAIQEWMRAQPLPPSPAHLFSALADLLLDKMGGSSGVLYGLFLTAAAHPLHNRSDLPVWADAVDAGIEAMQRYGGAAPGDRTMLDALYAAAQALHVLRSPGADLLTVLASAVESAEAAAESTRHMEAGAGRASYISSAQLLQPDPGAVAAAAVLRAVLEGLQD encoded by the exons ATGCTGAGTGGCGTGGTGGCCGGTGCCATCTTCAcctctcctgctgtgggcagcatCCTGGCGGCCATCCGGGCGGTGATGGAGGCTGGTGCAG TGGGGACGCTGCTGATCGTGAAGAACTACACCGGGGACCGCCTGAACTTTGGGCTGGCACTGGAGCGGGCACGGGCAGAGGGGGCCGATGTAcggatggtggtggtgggcgATGACTGCGCTTTCACCAGCCAGAAGAAAGCTGGGCGTCGTGGGTTGTGTGGCACTGTCCTTGTGCACAAG GTGGCTGGAGCCATGGCTGAGGCAGGGGCAAGCTTGGATGAGATCGTCACAAGGGTGTCAGCAGTCACCAAAGCCATGG GCACTCTGGGGCTCAGCCTGTCGCCATGCAGCGTGCCTGGCTCCAAGCCCACCTTCCAGCTGGCTAACGATGAGATGGAGCTGGGGCTAG GGATCCATGGTGAAGCTGGCGTGCGCAGAATGAAA GTGATGCCAGTGGATGAGGCGGTGGAGACAATGCTGGCACACATGACTGACCCCTCCAACGCCTCTCACCTGCCTCTGAGCCCCG GAGCCTCCGTGGTGCTGGTGGTGAACAACCTGGGTGGTCTGTCCTGCTTGGAGCTGAGCATTGTGGCTGGTGTGGCTGTGCGCAGTCTGG AGAGACGTGGCGTCTGTATCGCTCGGGCACTGGTGGGCTCCTTCATGACAGCGCTGGAGATGGCTGGGATCTCCCTCACCCTGCTACTGGTGGACGAGGAGCTGCTGAGGCTGATTG ATGCTGAGACCACTGCCATGGCATGGCCCAATGTGGTCACGGGACCTGCCACGAGCCAGAGACCACAGGTGGCAGCACCAAAGGAGGGAATGAAGACGGCAAAGCAAGTGCCCAGCACAG GGCCTGGCATGGAGCTGGCTCAGAAGGTGCTGGCACGAGTGTGCAGCACCCTGCTGAGCCTGCAGGACAAGCTCAATGAGCTGGACCGTGCAGCAGGTGATGGGGACTGCGGCCACACACACGCCCGAGCTGCCCGAG CCATCCAGGAATGGATGCGTGCCCAGCCCCTGCCTCCATCTCCAGCTcatctcttctctgctctggcTGACCTCCTGCTGGACAAGATGGGTGGCTCCTCTGGCGTG CTATACGGACTGTTCCTGACAGCAGCCGCCCACCCCCTGCACAACCGCAGTGACCTTCCAGTGTGGGCCGACGCTGTGGATGCTGGCATTGAAGCCATGCAGCG gTACGGAGGAGCGGCCCCAGGCGACAGGACGATG CTGGATGCACTgtatgcagcagcacaggcactgcATGTCCTCCGCAGCCCCGGAGCCGACCTGCTGACAGTGTTGGCCTCTGCTGTGGAG AgcgcagaggcagcagcagaatcTACTCGGCACATGGAGGCTGGTGCAGGCAGAGCCAGCTACAtcagctcagcccagctgctgcagcctgatCCTGGGGCTGTggcggcagcagcagtgctgcgAGCTGTGCTGGAGGGGTTGCAGGACTGA